One region of Mus musculus strain C57BL/6J chromosome 15, GRCm38.p6 C57BL/6J genomic DNA includes:
- the Tmem106c gene encoding transmembrane protein 106C isoform X1, which translates to MGSQHSSALTFCQRKKDDNPEDLLADRDQEEAIAQFPYVEFTGRNSITCHTCQGAGYIPAEQVNELVALIPHSDQRLRPQRTKQYVLLSVLLCLLASGLVFFFLFPHSVLVDDNGIKVTKVTFNEQDSLVVLDVTATLKIRNSNFYPVAVTNLFSQVQYMKAVVGSYTTTNVSLIAPRSEHLVNFTVKAEVGGPSSYVYFYCTLPAIRVHNIVIFMRTSVKISYIGHISQSTLETQHYVDCGVNSTAAQSLFLVPRGPHL; encoded by the exons ATGGGGTCTCAGCACTCCTCTGCCCTCACATTTTGTCAGCGAAAGAAGGATGACAACCCGGAGGACTTGCTGGCTGATAGAGATCAGGAGGAAGCCATCGCTCAGTTCCCCTATGTGGAGTTCACTGGGAGAAATAGCATCACCTGTCACACCTGCCAAGGAGCAGGCTACATCCCAGCAG AGCAAGTCAATGAGTTGGTGGCTTTGATCCCCCACAGTGACCAGAGGCTGCGTCCTCAGAGAAC AAAACAGTATGTCCTCCTGTCGGTCCTGCTGTGTCTCCTGGCATCTGGCCTGGtgttcttctttctgtttccacaCTCGGTCCTCGTGGACGATAACGGCATCAAAGTGACAAAAGTCACGTTTAATGAACAGGACTCCCTTGTGGTCCTTGATGTCACG GCCACCCTGAAGATCAGGAACTCCAACTTCTATCCTGTGGCGGTCACCAACCTGTTCAGCCAGGTCCAGTACATGAAGGCTGTGGTCGGCTCGTACACAACCACGAATGTCTCACTCATTGCCCCTAGGAGTGAGCACCTG gTGAATTTTACCGtgaaggctgaggtgggaggaccGTCTTCCTATGTGTA CTTCTACTGCACACTCCCTGCCATCCGGGTACACAACATTGTGATCTTCATGAG gACTTCTGTGAAGATTTCATACATTGGCCACATATCCCAGAGCACCTTGGAGACACAGCACTATGTGGATTGTGGGGTGAATTCCACAGCTGCTCAGAGCCTGTTCTTGGTTCCTCGGGGGCCACACCTGTAG